One genomic window of Ostrinia nubilalis chromosome W, ilOstNubi1.1, whole genome shotgun sequence includes the following:
- the LOC135086390 gene encoding uncharacterized protein LOC135086390, whose translation MNFPYRGSDFEYYCDKKAVAKRHGNKREDIDSEEETSCKRLKQQRPRKTAKHLFDDSEDESVNKPLKQKPRKTAKHLFDDSEEESVNKPTKSSAKKSSTKRKSAESSSGDKRTRASGWKLDLDDDADVESSRARSQPGRLQSVLTRRVADGVLRRTASLPGDLFVELRLYNADEIRAVQPKDRWEKAVLSLKYQSSSNAEHLDLLRQFVTRAREAFEEDGMKACRRQPSSCAACVRACGNSYKRDN comes from the exons ATGAATTTTCCTTATCGTGG GTCGGACTTTGAGTATTATTGCGACAAAAAAGCAGTTGCCAAGCGGCACGGAAATAAACGCGAAGACATAGATTCTGAAGAGGAAACATCTTGTAAAAG GTTGAAGCAGCAGAGACCGCGAAAAACAGCCAAACATTTATTTGACGACTCTGAAGACGAATCAGTTAATAAACC GTTGAAGCAGAAACCTCGAAAAACGGCCAAACATTTATTCGACGACTCTGAAGAGGAATCAGTTAATAAACC aactAAATCATCAGCGAAAAAGTCGTCTACCAAACGCAAGTCAGCAGAGAGCTCGAGTGGAGACAAACGAACTCGAGCCTCAGGGTGGAAGCTGGACTTGGACGACGACGCGGACGTCGAGAGCAGTCGCGCGCGCAGCCAGCCCGGCCGCCTGCAGTCCGTGCTGACGCGCCGAGTGGCCGACGGAGTCCTGCGACGCACCGCCTCTCTGCCTGGGGATCTCTTCGTGGAGTTGCGCCTCTACAACGCGGACGAGATACGAGCTGTGCAGCCGAAAGATCGTTGGGAGAAGGCGGTATTGTCACTCAAATACCAAAGCAGCTCTAACGCCGAACATCTTGACCTACTGCGGCAATTCGTCACGCGTGCGCGAGAGGCATTCGAAGAGGACG GGATGAAGGCGTGCAGACGCCAGCCGAGTTCATGCGCAGCATGCGTGCGCGCGTGCGGCAACTCATACAAGCGCGACAACTAG
- the LOC135086391 gene encoding putative nuclease HARBI1: MSVPYFNSRISIYEARETRKIQRKRIRDICDPFDIDDGEFQHLWRISKPMAIFIIEQIREDLEPLNAQGIPVHLKVLCCVQFLANGGYQRQIGQDHSLCQAQTTVSRFLGQFLKALYLRLFSEWVHFPGSEPARRSVAAGFEEKYRVPGILGLIDCTHYVKIFPPPGPEGAQYKNVRKGAHTLNVQLIADSECRILHVNARYPGRVHDAFIWAHSNVKTEMKRLYDGGIGSFFLLGDSGYPLEPWLMTPVLHAEPGSPEQNYTDWHCQVRNAVERTNGYLKGSLRCLGIDRVLHYAPEKAVEIVYACCTIYNLMKHFGVPLEEEPQEEDVPNVLQNVNHAQLLSHSRARRAAIIQNYFST; this comes from the exons ATGTCAGTGCCTTATTTTAATTCACGAATTTCAATATACGAGGCACGAGAAACCAGAAAAATACAAAGAAAGAGGATCCGGGATATCTGTGATCCCTTCGATATTGACGATGGCGAATTTCAACATCTATGGCGGATTTCAAAGCCGATGGCTATTTTCATTATCGAGCAAATAAGGGAAGACTTGGAGCCGCTAAATGCTCAGGGCATTCCTGTACATCTGAAG gTTCTATGTTGTGTCCAATTTCTGGCAAATGGTGGCTACCAGCGGCAGATTGGGCAGGACCATAGTCTTTGCCAAGCCCAGACCACCGTAAGCAGATTTTTAGGCCAATTTTTGAAGGCTTTATACTTAAG aCTCTTTTCTGAATGGGTTCACTTCCCAGGCTCAGAGCCTGCCCGAAGAAGTGTGGCAGCAGGCTTTGAAGAAAAATACCGTGTGCCCGGAATTTTAGGGTTAATTGACTgcacacattatgttaaaatctTCCCGCCACCTGGGCCAGAAGGCGCACAGTACAAAAATGTACGGAAAGGAGCACATACACTCAATGTGCAACTG ATAGCCGATTCAGAGTGCAGGATATTACATGTGAATGCTAGGTACCCAGGGAGAGTGCATGATGCATTTATTTGGGCTCACAGTAATGTGAAAACTGAAATGAAGAGATTGTATGATGGAGGAATAGGAAGTTTCTTCCTTTTGG GTGACTCAGGATACCCATTGGAGCCTTGGCTCATGACCCCTGTTCTCCACGCTGAGCCGGGATCGCCGGAACAAAATTATACGGACTGGCATTGCCAAGTTCGTAACGCAGTGGAGCGCACTAATGGGTACCTAAAAGGAAGTTTAAGGTGTCTGGGCATCGACAGAGTCCTACACTACGCGCCGGAGAAGGCAGTGGAAATTGTTTATGCCTGTTGCACAATATACAACCTCATGAAGCATTTTGG AGTGCCATTAGAAGAGGAGCCACAGGAGGAGGATGTCCCCAATGTACTCCAAAATGTAAATCATGCTCAACTTCTCAGTCACTCACGTGCCAGAAGGGCAGCgataatacaaaattatttttccacATAG